One Methanomicrobiales archaeon genomic window carries:
- a CDS encoding V-type ATP synthase subunit A produces the protein MNVSIQGSVRRISGPVVIASGMRGSKMYDVVKVGEDELNGEIIRLEGDDAIIQVYEDTSGLKIRERVVNTGTPLSAELGPGLISSIFDGIQRPLPLLAERSGSFITRGISVPGLDRRKKWLFRAAVRPGESVTAGDVLGAVQEYHIEHRILVPPGTAGTVRHVEEGEHTVLDPVCTLDDGTEIPMLQRWPVRRGRPYRKKLDTSLLLVTGQRVFDTVFPVTKGGTAMIPGGFGTGKTVSEQTLAKWSDTQIVVYIGCGERGNEMTDVLSEFPELVDPRTNLPLIQRTILIANTSNMPVAAREASIYTGITMAEYYRDMGYDVALMADSTSRWGEALREVSGRLEEMPGEEGYPAYLAARLAAFYERAGRVECLGSGGRVGSVTIVGAVSPPGGDFSEPITQNTLRITGTFWALDTSLAYRRHFPSVNWIKSYSLYLDAVQEWFTAQGLTDWKELRDRTMYLLQKEVELQEIVQLVGPDALPESEKAILEVTRMIREDFLQQSAYHEIDSFCPLEKQYWMLKVILAFYDRVNEAMSRGVPLTKLLKLPLRPEIGRMKEQPDIRALQAMIGEIDRSITQLEVEA, from the coding sequence ATGAATGTGAGTATTCAGGGGAGCGTACGGCGCATCTCCGGCCCGGTCGTCATCGCGAGCGGGATGAGAGGCTCGAAGATGTACGACGTGGTGAAAGTCGGGGAGGACGAGCTGAACGGGGAGATCATCCGCCTGGAAGGCGACGACGCGATCATCCAGGTGTACGAGGATACCTCGGGGCTGAAGATTCGGGAGCGGGTTGTCAATACGGGAACGCCCCTCTCGGCGGAGCTGGGGCCCGGCCTGATCTCCTCCATCTTCGACGGCATCCAGAGGCCCCTCCCGCTCCTCGCCGAGAGGAGCGGCTCGTTCATCACCCGGGGGATATCCGTCCCCGGGCTCGATCGGCGAAAGAAGTGGCTATTCAGGGCAGCCGTGCGGCCCGGCGAGAGCGTAACCGCCGGCGATGTCCTGGGCGCGGTACAAGAGTACCACATCGAGCACCGCATCCTGGTGCCGCCCGGCACCGCCGGCACCGTGCGGCATGTGGAGGAGGGCGAGCACACTGTGCTCGATCCCGTCTGCACCCTGGACGACGGGACGGAGATCCCCATGCTCCAGAGGTGGCCGGTGCGGAGGGGGAGGCCGTACCGGAAGAAACTCGACACCAGCCTCCTCCTGGTCACCGGGCAGAGGGTCTTCGATACCGTGTTTCCCGTGACCAAGGGGGGGACGGCGATGATCCCGGGAGGGTTCGGGACGGGCAAGACCGTATCGGAGCAGACCCTCGCCAAGTGGTCCGACACCCAGATCGTCGTATACATCGGCTGCGGTGAGCGGGGCAACGAGATGACCGACGTTCTCTCCGAGTTCCCCGAGCTCGTGGATCCGAGAACGAACCTGCCTCTCATCCAGAGGACCATCCTCATCGCCAACACCTCCAACATGCCCGTCGCAGCGCGGGAGGCCTCGATCTACACCGGCATCACCATGGCGGAGTACTACCGCGACATGGGCTACGACGTCGCGCTGATGGCGGACTCCACCTCCCGCTGGGGAGAAGCGCTGCGGGAGGTCTCCGGGCGGCTGGAGGAGATGCCGGGCGAGGAGGGGTATCCGGCCTACCTGGCCGCGCGGCTGGCGGCGTTCTACGAGCGGGCGGGCCGCGTGGAGTGTCTGGGCTCCGGCGGGCGCGTGGGCTCCGTCACCATCGTGGGAGCCGTATCGCCGCCGGGCGGCGACTTCTCGGAGCCCATCACGCAGAACACGCTGCGCATCACGGGCACGTTCTGGGCCCTCGACACCAGTCTCGCCTACCGCCGCCACTTCCCCTCGGTGAACTGGATCAAGAGCTACTCCCTCTACCTGGACGCGGTGCAGGAGTGGTTCACCGCCCAGGGCCTGACGGACTGGAAGGAGCTGCGCGACCGCACCATGTACCTCCTCCAGAAGGAGGTGGAGCTGCAGGAGATCGTCCAGCTGGTCGGCCCCGACGCGCTCCCGGAGAGCGAGAAGGCGATCCTGGAGGTGACGAGGATGATCCGCGAGGACTTCCTCCAGCAGAGCGCCTACCACGAGATCGACTCGTTCTGCCCGCTGGAGAAGCAGTACTGGATGCTGAAGGTAATCCTGGCGTTCTACGACCGGGTGAACGAGGCGATGAGCCGGGGTGTCCCCCTGACGAAACTCCTGAAGCTGCCGCTGCGGCCGGAGATCGGGAGGATGAAGGAGCAGCCCGACATCCGTGCGCTGCAGGCCATGATAGGGGAGATCGATCGCAGCATCACGCAGCTGGAGGTGGAGGCATGA
- a CDS encoding ATPase, producing the protein MRKMVDFGIPLGAGLAFGLGALGTGIAQSKIGAAGAGAVAEKPETFGSMIILVAIPETLAILGFVVASMIMVMLE; encoded by the coding sequence ATGAGAAAGATGGTGGATTTTGGTATTCCTCTGGGGGCCGGACTGGCCTTCGGACTGGGAGCACTGGGAACGGGAATCGCGCAATCGAAGATCGGCGCAGCCGGGGCAGGAGCGGTGGCGGAGAAACCGGAGACGTTCGGCTCCATGATCATTCTGGTGGCCATTCCCGAGACCCTGGCCATTCTGGGATTTGTGGTGGCGTCGATGATCATGGTCATGCTGGAGTGA
- a CDS encoding V-type ATP synthase subunit B: MTAGSLIRKEHRTVSYVSGPLVFAEYARGVSFGEIARVTLPNGEERTGQVLDVSGSLAVIQVFEGTSGIDSQDTRIRFTGEPPKIGVSLDMLGRILDGTGKPRDGGPEVIEEARLDINGMPINPFSRDKPADFIQTGMSAIDGLNTLVRGQKLPIFSGSGLPANKLAAQIARQAKVRGEGENFAVVFVAMGITFKEASFFMRDFERTGALERVVFFMNLADDPTIERIATPRCALTVAEYLAYSQDLHVLVILTDMTNYCEALREVSTAREEVPGRRGYPGYMYTDLATLYERAGRIKGRKGSITQIPILTMPDDDITHPVPDLTGYITEGQIVLSRDLYRRGADPPIDVLPCLSRLMNLGIGPGKTREDHRNVADQLYASYAYGRDLRRLVAIVGEEALTELDKKYLKFADAFEKNFVTQGEEERSIERTLGIAWDLLSMLPEDELKRIKVEYIQKYHPMHRKG, encoded by the coding sequence ATGACAGCCGGCTCCCTCATCCGCAAAGAGCACCGCACCGTCAGCTACGTCTCGGGCCCCCTGGTCTTTGCCGAGTACGCCCGCGGGGTGTCGTTCGGGGAGATCGCGCGGGTGACGCTGCCGAACGGGGAGGAGCGGACCGGTCAGGTGCTGGACGTCTCGGGCAGCCTGGCGGTGATCCAGGTCTTCGAAGGGACCAGCGGGATCGACAGCCAGGATACCCGCATCCGCTTCACCGGGGAGCCCCCGAAGATCGGCGTCTCCCTGGATATGCTCGGGCGGATCCTGGACGGGACGGGCAAGCCCCGGGACGGCGGGCCGGAGGTGATCGAGGAGGCGCGGCTCGACATCAACGGGATGCCGATCAACCCCTTCTCGCGCGACAAGCCCGCCGACTTCATCCAGACCGGCATGTCCGCCATCGACGGGCTGAACACCCTGGTGCGGGGGCAGAAACTTCCCATCTTCTCCGGGTCCGGTCTGCCCGCGAACAAGCTCGCTGCCCAGATCGCCCGTCAGGCGAAGGTGCGGGGCGAGGGCGAGAACTTCGCCGTCGTATTCGTTGCCATGGGGATCACCTTCAAGGAGGCGTCCTTCTTCATGCGGGACTTCGAGCGGACGGGAGCGCTGGAGCGGGTGGTCTTCTTCATGAACCTGGCGGACGATCCCACTATCGAGCGGATCGCCACCCCCCGCTGCGCGCTCACGGTGGCCGAGTACCTGGCCTACTCGCAGGATCTCCATGTGCTCGTCATCCTGACCGACATGACCAACTACTGCGAGGCGCTGCGGGAGGTCTCCACGGCGCGGGAGGAGGTGCCCGGGCGCCGCGGCTATCCGGGCTACATGTACACGGACCTCGCCACCCTCTACGAGCGGGCCGGGAGGATCAAGGGCCGGAAGGGCTCCATCACCCAGATCCCGATCCTCACCATGCCCGACGACGACATCACCCATCCCGTTCCCGACCTGACGGGCTACATCACGGAAGGCCAGATCGTGCTGTCGCGGGACCTCTACCGGCGGGGCGCGGACCCGCCGATCGACGTGCTCCCCTGCCTCTCCCGCCTGATGAACCTCGGGATCGGTCCGGGGAAGACCCGCGAGGACCATCGCAACGTGGCGGATCAGCTCTACGCCTCCTACGCCTACGGGCGGGACCTGCGCAGGCTGGTCGCCATCGTCGGCGAGGAGGCCCTGACGGAGCTGGACAAGAAGTACCTCAAGTTCGCCGACGCCTTCGAGAAGAACTTCGTCACGCAGGGGGAGGAGGAGAGGAGCATCGAACGGACGCTCGGCATCGCCTGGGACCTGCTCTCCATGCTCCCCGAGGATGAGCTGAAGAGGATCAAGGTCGAGTACATCCAGAAGTACCACCCGATGCACAGGAAGGGGTAG
- a CDS encoding V-type ATP synthase subunit D: protein MEQVNPTRMELIRKRAQIRLAEQGRDLLREKMDALIQEFFRIMESVSRSRDELEAISDRARHSLLIAQAVDDPVALRSASFATRRGVALDIRGKNIMGVPVPLIEKKRISKSAFERGYSVIGVSGRIDEVAEKYEAEVDLIIGLAETETSLRRVGGEIQMTRRRVNALEQVLIPELKKQAKYIEITIEEREREDLFRLKKVKKMIEKRKGGRAEPG, encoded by the coding sequence ATGGAGCAGGTAAACCCGACCAGGATGGAGCTGATCCGCAAGCGCGCCCAGATCCGCCTGGCCGAGCAGGGCCGCGACCTGCTGCGGGAGAAGATGGACGCGCTCATCCAGGAGTTCTTCCGCATCATGGAGTCTGTCTCCCGCTCGCGGGACGAGCTGGAGGCGATCTCGGACCGGGCCCGGCACTCCCTCCTGATCGCGCAGGCGGTGGACGATCCGGTGGCGCTCCGCTCCGCATCGTTCGCCACGCGGCGGGGAGTCGCCCTGGATATACGGGGGAAGAACATCATGGGGGTCCCCGTTCCGCTGATCGAGAAGAAGCGCATCTCCAAGAGCGCATTCGAGCGGGGCTACAGCGTCATCGGCGTCTCGGGACGGATCGACGAGGTCGCCGAGAAGTACGAGGCCGAGGTCGACCTGATCATCGGGCTGGCAGAGACCGAGACCTCCCTCCGCCGGGTGGGGGGCGAGATCCAGATGACCCGAAGAAGGGTCAATGCCCTGGAGCAGGTCCTCATCCCGGAGCTGAAGAAGCAGGCCAAGTACATCGAGATCACCATCGAGGAGCGGGAGCGCGAGGATCTCTTCCGCCTCAAGAAGGTGAAGAAGATGATCGAGAAGAGGAAGGGGGGCAGGGCGGAGCCGGGCTGA
- a CDS encoding V-type ATPase subunit subunit G family protein gives MAAERSLLQKIREKELEISVQVDAAREESERRIAEARSEAAAIIQQAEQEGEREARAYYQRELEKIREQIERMRTEGLREAESIRTKGEGRLQKAVERIVHAVAPE, from the coding sequence ATGGCAGCCGAACGGTCTCTACTACAGAAGATCCGGGAGAAGGAGCTCGAGATCAGCGTCCAGGTGGATGCCGCCCGCGAGGAGTCGGAACGCAGGATCGCCGAGGCGCGGAGCGAAGCTGCCGCAATCATCCAGCAGGCCGAGCAGGAGGGGGAACGGGAAGCCAGGGCGTACTACCAGAGAGAGCTCGAGAAGATCCGTGAGCAGATCGAGCGGATGAGGACGGAAGGACTGCGGGAAGCGGAGTCCATCCGCACGAAGGGAGAAGGGAGGTTGCAGAAGGCGGTCGAGAGAATCGTGCATGCCGTTGCTCCGGAGTAG
- a CDS encoding universal stress protein — protein sequence MFQKILVPTDFSQCAKKTLVCLTAIPWATDLILLHVIDGTHYTRRGWTHEPEIENAKIQLREEKGYLERAGKRVKDIVWVITGGTVASEILEVAREEQASVIVMGCRGRNLISGLLLGSVSAGVLRHGKTPLLIIRDSVAEHLEGRVLEKYCSGIFTRVLCPTDFSEPARAALESLKGLEGIREAVLVHVVTRGETREEIAGYVQEASKNLKDLQAELEASGIPSSGHIRLGRPTDEINRLAAEEDVSLILMSSHGKGLLKEILLGSTTFGIAIHTDRPLLVVRAQPAS from the coding sequence ATGTTCCAGAAGATCCTGGTCCCGACCGATTTTTCTCAATGCGCGAAAAAGACTCTGGTATGCCTGACTGCTATTCCATGGGCAACCGATCTCATCCTTCTGCATGTCATCGACGGAACGCACTACACGCGGCGGGGGTGGACGCACGAGCCGGAGATCGAGAATGCGAAGATACAGCTCCGCGAGGAGAAGGGGTACCTGGAGCGAGCCGGCAAGCGCGTGAAGGACATCGTGTGGGTCATCACCGGAGGCACCGTTGCCTCCGAGATCCTGGAGGTCGCACGGGAAGAACAGGCTTCCGTAATCGTCATGGGGTGCCGGGGCCGCAACCTCATCTCCGGCCTTCTGCTGGGCAGCGTCTCCGCAGGCGTCCTGCGGCACGGGAAGACTCCCCTGCTCATCATCCGGGACAGCGTGGCCGAACACCTGGAGGGCAGAGTCCTGGAGAAGTACTGTTCGGGGATCTTCACGAGGGTGCTCTGTCCCACGGACTTCTCGGAACCGGCGCGCGCCGCGCTCGAGAGCCTCAAGGGGCTGGAGGGGATCCGGGAGGCGGTGCTCGTCCACGTGGTGACGCGGGGCGAGACCCGCGAGGAGATCGCCGGTTACGTGCAGGAGGCATCGAAGAATCTGAAGGATCTCCAGGCCGAGCTGGAGGCGTCCGGAATACCCTCGAGCGGCCATATCCGCCTGGGGAGGCCGACTGACGAGATCAACCGGCTGGCAGCCGAAGAGGACGTGTCGCTGATCCTCATGAGCTCCCATGGCAAAGGGCTGTTGAAAGAGATCCTCCTCGGCAGCACGACGTTCGGGATTGCCATCCATACCGACCGTCCGCTCCTGGTGGTTCGGGCGCAGCCCGCCTCCTGA
- a CDS encoding V-type ATP synthase subunit I, whose amino-acid sequence MLQKMKKIQVFGNKKDLQSVVDVLYQTGTVHLEDVSRRILPGSTLLRRMEVERGGELSSAMVKLNGIHAALPKAEVDPRVYDSLYQSFQKGSPDQVLRRANEIIDELGPKTKDLISRKSDLEFTLSSLARYEQIIRKIQPLEDQLPILEGFEVTVILIQSEFRDILEIVRNAMVELTRNQFELISADIDEKTIAAVTVFNKKYSEHVHSFLFSQNVNEVRLPQEYLGRPFHEILAMIEEKKKSSLEQIRRIDSDLANLGDAWYPEISVLKRILDDRVNESSVYGKFGQTDFTFLIEGWIPVKALKRTKSALHEMFGERVVVHELMLTPEQEDEAPTFYDNPRIVKPFEFLMGLVSPPRYREIDPTPILALFFPFFFGLMVGDVAYGLIILGIALLVKWKYRGEAWIQNLGSILIISSISAIFFGFLYGEFFGNLGEEMGWLHPIEIMGVTLNRIEAMVPLLVFSIAIGVFHVFLGLTLGIINAYRKRVGCTKHICEKLGMMVVILGLLIVIAGAAGILSENLLYPGIGLMIVAAVLILYGGGFFGIFEIISTVGNILSYARIMAIGMTSVILALVANELGGMMEVAAVGVLVAALLHILNIALAMFSPFLHSLRLHLVEFDTKFYEGGGKLYKPFRREEQPG is encoded by the coding sequence ATGCTGCAGAAGATGAAGAAGATCCAGGTGTTCGGCAACAAAAAGGATCTCCAGAGCGTGGTCGATGTACTCTACCAGACGGGCACGGTCCACCTGGAGGACGTCTCCCGGCGCATCCTCCCCGGAAGCACGCTCTTGCGGAGAATGGAGGTCGAGCGGGGAGGCGAACTCTCGAGCGCGATGGTGAAACTGAACGGTATCCACGCCGCTCTTCCGAAGGCGGAAGTGGATCCACGCGTATACGATTCCCTGTATCAATCGTTCCAGAAGGGGAGCCCGGATCAGGTGCTCCGGCGCGCGAACGAGATCATCGATGAACTGGGTCCGAAGACGAAAGACCTGATCTCCCGAAAGAGCGATCTCGAGTTCACCCTCTCGTCGCTCGCCCGCTACGAGCAGATCATCCGCAAGATCCAGCCGCTCGAGGACCAGCTGCCGATCCTGGAGGGGTTCGAGGTCACGGTCATCCTGATCCAGAGCGAGTTCCGGGACATCCTGGAGATCGTGCGGAATGCGATGGTGGAACTCACCCGGAACCAGTTCGAGCTCATATCCGCGGATATCGATGAGAAGACCATCGCCGCCGTCACCGTCTTCAACAAAAAATACTCCGAGCATGTGCACTCGTTCCTCTTCTCCCAGAACGTGAACGAGGTCCGTCTCCCGCAGGAGTACCTGGGGCGGCCCTTCCACGAGATCCTGGCGATGATCGAGGAGAAGAAGAAGTCGTCCCTCGAGCAGATACGGAGAATCGATAGCGACCTGGCGAACCTGGGCGATGCCTGGTACCCGGAGATCTCCGTGCTGAAGAGGATCCTGGACGATCGGGTGAACGAGTCCAGCGTGTACGGGAAGTTCGGGCAGACCGACTTCACGTTCCTGATCGAAGGCTGGATCCCGGTGAAGGCCCTGAAGCGGACAAAGAGCGCCCTGCATGAGATGTTCGGGGAGAGAGTGGTGGTCCACGAACTCATGCTCACTCCCGAACAGGAGGACGAAGCCCCCACGTTCTACGACAACCCCCGCATCGTGAAACCCTTCGAGTTCCTCATGGGGCTCGTCAGCCCGCCACGGTACAGGGAGATCGATCCGACTCCGATCCTGGCCCTTTTCTTCCCCTTCTTCTTCGGGCTGATGGTGGGCGACGTCGCGTACGGGCTGATCATTCTCGGGATCGCTCTCCTGGTGAAGTGGAAGTACAGGGGAGAGGCCTGGATCCAGAACCTGGGCAGCATCCTGATCATCTCTTCCATCTCCGCGATCTTCTTCGGATTCCTCTACGGCGAGTTCTTCGGGAACCTGGGGGAGGAGATGGGCTGGCTGCATCCGATCGAGATCATGGGCGTCACCTTAAACCGCATCGAGGCGATGGTTCCGCTGCTCGTATTCTCCATCGCGATCGGCGTCTTCCATGTATTCCTCGGCCTGACTCTCGGGATCATCAATGCCTACCGCAAACGCGTCGGGTGCACCAAGCACATCTGCGAAAAACTCGGCATGATGGTCGTCATCCTCGGCCTGCTGATCGTGATCGCAGGCGCCGCCGGGATCCTTTCGGAAAATCTGCTGTATCCCGGCATCGGACTCATGATCGTGGCGGCGGTGCTCATCCTCTATGGGGGCGGCTTCTTCGGTATCTTCGAGATCATCAGCACCGTCGGGAACATTCTCTCCTACGCCAGGATCATGGCGATCGGCATGACCTCCGTCATCCTGGCCCTGGTCGCCAACGAGCTCGGCGGGATGATGGAGGTTGCGGCCGTCGGGGTGCTGGTGGCAGCCCTCCTGCACATACTCAACATCGCCCTGGCGATGTTCAGCCCGTTCCTGCACTCCCTCCGGCTGCACCTGGTCGAGTTCGATACCAAGTTCTATGAAGGCGGGGGCAAACTCTACAAACCTTTCCGAAGAGAGGAGCAACCGGGATAG
- a CDS encoding DUF2795 domain-containing protein encodes MAKRRHGESRDPAKKSAMSDRTFASPSASALQRHLGGIDYPRSKREIMDYARQRGATDAAIEALDRFVDREYRSAAEVSQEFGRIR; translated from the coding sequence ATGGCAAAAAGAAGGCATGGAGAGAGCAGGGATCCGGCGAAGAAGTCCGCCATGTCGGACAGGACCTTTGCGAGCCCGAGCGCGTCGGCACTGCAGAGGCATCTCGGCGGGATCGACTATCCCCGGAGCAAGCGGGAGATCATGGACTATGCACGCCAGCGGGGTGCGACCGATGCGGCGATCGAGGCCCTCGATCGTTTCGTGGACAGGGAGTACCGATCCGCCGCTGAAGTGAGCCAGGAGTTCGGGCGGATCAGGTAG
- a CDS encoding V-type ATP synthase subunit E family protein — translation MQYAELIRSVELGAAERIEEIRRRADREIESIRRDAEEKGAAIRQEHREQAVRAVASERERQISGTRKDIRMEILKAKADLLDRAFRGAEAALASVRERGTYPAIFRNLLLEAVREMDEETFQIHVNGRDADLCRSILQDLNMNCEILPDLHSAGGLIARSRDGRLVVENTLESRLARAREALRSEIFPLLYGD, via the coding sequence ATGCAGTATGCAGAGCTGATCCGATCCGTGGAACTGGGCGCTGCCGAGAGGATCGAGGAGATCCGCAGGCGGGCCGACAGAGAGATCGAGAGTATCCGGCGGGACGCGGAAGAGAAGGGAGCGGCGATCCGGCAGGAGCACCGGGAGCAGGCCGTCCGCGCCGTGGCCTCGGAGAGGGAGAGGCAGATCTCGGGCACGAGAAAGGACATACGGATGGAGATCCTGAAGGCCAAAGCCGATCTCCTGGACCGGGCCTTTCGGGGTGCGGAAGCCGCCCTGGCGTCGGTGCGGGAGAGGGGGACCTACCCCGCGATCTTCAGAAACCTGCTGCTCGAAGCGGTGCGGGAGATGGACGAGGAGACGTTCCAGATCCACGTGAACGGCAGAGATGCGGACCTCTGCCGCTCGATCCTGCAGGATCTGAACATGAACTGCGAGATCCTGCCCGATCTGCACTCCGCAGGAGGGTTGATCGCCCGTTCGCGCGACGGGAGGCTGGTCGTCGAGAACACCCTCGAGTCCCGGCTGGCCCGGGCACGGGAAGCACTGCGATCCGAGATCTTCCCCCTGCTGTACGGTGATTGA
- a CDS encoding V-type ATP synthase subunit F, which produces MYKLVVVTDPETASGFRLAGVDVLEASGAEEAREIIPPLLYRDDTGIVAVSEDLMGSLDEKVMERIEKTYRPIIIPIPAGARSMERSGYIERLLRRAIGYNIVWRR; this is translated from the coding sequence ATGTATAAACTCGTCGTCGTCACGGATCCGGAGACCGCCTCGGGGTTCCGTCTGGCCGGCGTGGACGTGCTCGAAGCGTCCGGTGCGGAGGAGGCGCGGGAGATCATACCTCCCCTCCTCTACCGGGACGATACCGGTATCGTCGCCGTCAGCGAGGACCTGATGGGTTCGCTGGACGAGAAGGTGATGGAGAGGATCGAGAAGACCTACAGGCCGATCATCATCCCGATTCCTGCCGGTGCGCGATCGATGGAGAGATCCGGCTACATCGAGCGGCTGCTGCGGAGGGCGATCGGCTACAACATCGTATGGAGGCGATGA
- a CDS encoding V-type ATPase subunit: MEFEYANARIRSMKGDLLGADEMESLIVKPDLDAVIAELSGTPYGKDVETASAQYSGIVAVEVALRRNFTRNFQKILAFLRGDEAEVYIRTLLARWDIQNIKTILRGKNIHADPIEIAECLVPAGDLDETVLTELISQPDVRAVIDLMATWGIEYATPLTRRFSEFIEQRDLSILEYALDMFYYKNALQTVKEGSYNDRILEEMIRTEIDVTNIKTILKMLRDRMDVEDAGKYLIPGGIALDAGRMHSMLTAGTIEGAVKHLEPTPYAFLARAPEDALRGDRISPLEKWLDNYLMQKGIARFLGCPLSIAMAIGYLWAKYREVTNLRIIARCKTEDVSEKELRGELLHV; this comes from the coding sequence GTGGAGTTCGAGTACGCCAATGCCCGCATCCGGAGCATGAAGGGGGACCTGCTGGGAGCCGACGAGATGGAGAGTCTGATCGTCAAACCCGATCTCGACGCCGTAATCGCCGAACTGAGTGGAACCCCCTACGGGAAGGATGTGGAGACGGCAAGCGCGCAGTACAGCGGCATCGTGGCCGTTGAAGTGGCCCTGCGGCGGAACTTCACCCGGAACTTCCAGAAGATTCTGGCGTTCCTGCGGGGAGACGAGGCAGAGGTCTACATTCGAACCCTTCTCGCCCGCTGGGATATCCAGAACATCAAGACGATCCTCCGCGGGAAGAACATCCATGCCGATCCGATCGAGATTGCCGAGTGCCTTGTCCCTGCAGGGGATCTGGACGAGACCGTCCTCACCGAGCTGATCAGCCAGCCGGATGTCCGGGCTGTGATCGACCTGATGGCGACGTGGGGGATCGAGTATGCCACGCCGCTCACACGCAGGTTCAGTGAGTTCATCGAACAGCGGGATCTCTCCATCCTCGAGTATGCGCTCGACATGTTCTACTACAAGAACGCCCTGCAGACCGTAAAAGAAGGTTCCTACAATGACCGCATCCTCGAGGAGATGATACGGACCGAGATCGATGTGACCAACATCAAGACGATCCTGAAGATGCTGCGGGACAGGATGGATGTGGAGGATGCGGGGAAGTACCTCATCCCGGGGGGCATCGCCCTCGATGCCGGAAGGATGCACTCCATGCTCACCGCCGGTACGATCGAGGGTGCCGTCAAGCACCTCGAGCCGACGCCGTACGCCTTCCTCGCCCGGGCACCGGAGGACGCCCTGCGGGGCGACAGAATATCGCCCCTCGAGAAGTGGCTCGATAACTACCTGATGCAGAAGGGGATCGCCAGGTTCCTGGGCTGCCCGCTCTCCATCGCTATGGCGATCGGCTATCTCTGGGCGAAGTACCGCGAAGTGACCAACCTCCGGATCATCGCACGCTGCAAGACGGAGGACGTCTCCGAAAAAGAGCTCCGGGGGGAACTGCTCCATGTATAA